Proteins encoded together in one Oceanobacillus iheyensis HTE831 window:
- a CDS encoding YpiF family protein, whose product MKWTRDDISTYDGAKEFVDTLLIPLSPFQLVNTTDSKKLSSQFEEMNILVKELEKELMGRVLLTPNYTYLKTTDKKAEVQRINEWTSHVKELPFEHVIFITFDPSWRKESQNLDGEVVWLPAIQLDSSNSNEIQRIIREQVGQTVELIRSFW is encoded by the coding sequence ATGAAGTGGACAAGAGATGATATAAGTACATATGATGGAGCGAAAGAATTTGTCGATACGTTGCTAATACCGTTAAGCCCATTTCAGTTAGTAAACACAACAGATTCAAAAAAGCTTTCTAGTCAATTTGAAGAGATGAATATATTAGTAAAGGAACTGGAAAAAGAATTGATGGGTAGAGTATTATTAACTCCTAATTATACCTATTTAAAAACAACGGATAAAAAAGCTGAAGTCCAACGGATTAACGAATGGACGAGCCACGTGAAGGAGTTACCATTCGAACATGTCATATTTATAACATTTGACCCAAGCTGGAGAAAGGAATCACAAAACTTAGATGGAGAAGTAGTATGGTTACCTGCTATTCAACTTGATTCTTCAAATTCAAATGAAATACAGCGCATAATTCGAGAACAGGTAGGGCAAACTGTAGAACTGATAAGATCATTCTGGTAA
- a CDS encoding tetratricopeptide repeat protein, with protein MNEDRKGVPMNTIQEAMKLAENNETEQAIARLKEYEKIASDDELYTISELYLQWGFLIEARTILEKLLEKYPEETDLKLSLSDIFIESQEDELAITILNEIDKDDPGYIQALVQLADLYQAQGLFEVSEQKLFEAKQLAPNEVIIDFALGELFFSIGEYLKAITYYEKVIPKQTNVGHVNIEDRLGEALAAVGEYEKALTYFKEEENPDPDKLFKHGITAHQADRNDIAIKAWEHVLEIDSDYHTVYEQLAKVYVEEGMLEEAYKMVKKGIERDEYQKELFFTAGDIAHQLGYNNESENYMRQAIALEPDYKEAILFMIELLKSRDSNEDIVELISSIKQAGADDPLYDWELAKANVELELFEDALNSYQEAYNSLQQDSDFLKEYGYFLTEEGRIQEAIQVFEKYIAEEPMDEDIVSYVERLKLDVEQ; from the coding sequence ATGAATGAAGATAGAAAGGGTGTTCCAATGAATACCATCCAAGAGGCAATGAAATTAGCAGAGAACAATGAAACCGAACAAGCAATTGCAAGGTTAAAAGAATATGAAAAGATTGCAAGTGATGATGAACTATATACAATATCAGAATTGTATTTACAGTGGGGATTTTTAATAGAAGCTCGAACTATCCTAGAAAAATTATTAGAAAAATACCCAGAAGAAACAGATTTAAAATTATCATTATCAGATATTTTCATTGAATCGCAAGAAGATGAGTTGGCAATTACAATTTTGAATGAAATCGATAAAGACGACCCTGGATATATTCAAGCATTAGTACAGTTAGCTGATTTATATCAAGCACAGGGCTTATTTGAAGTATCTGAACAAAAGCTATTCGAAGCAAAACAGCTAGCCCCGAATGAAGTAATTATTGATTTTGCATTAGGAGAGTTGTTCTTTTCAATAGGAGAATATTTAAAAGCAATTACCTATTATGAAAAAGTAATTCCAAAACAAACTAATGTTGGACATGTCAATATTGAAGATCGATTAGGTGAAGCACTGGCAGCAGTTGGAGAATATGAAAAAGCTTTAACTTATTTTAAAGAAGAAGAAAACCCAGATCCTGATAAATTATTTAAACATGGTATTACAGCACATCAAGCTGATAGAAATGATATTGCTATAAAGGCTTGGGAGCATGTATTAGAGATCGATAGTGATTATCATACTGTATATGAACAACTCGCTAAAGTGTATGTGGAAGAAGGTATGTTAGAGGAAGCATATAAAATGGTGAAAAAGGGTATCGAAAGAGATGAGTATCAAAAAGAATTATTCTTTACAGCAGGTGATATTGCTCATCAACTTGGCTATAACAATGAGAGTGAAAATTATATGCGACAAGCTATAGCCTTAGAACCTGATTATAAGGAAGCTATTTTATTTATGATTGAACTTCTAAAATCACGAGATTCAAATGAAGATATTGTGGAATTAATATCGTCTATTAAGCAGGCAGGTGCTGATGACCCACTCTATGATTGGGAACTTGCCAAGGCAAATGTTGAATTAGAATTGTTTGAGGATGCATTAAACAGCTATCAAGAAGCATATAATAGCTTACAACAAGATAGCGACTTCTTAAAAGAATATGGTTATTTCTTAACAGAAGAAGGGCGTATACAAGAAGCAATCCAAGTGTTTGAGAAGTATATTGCTGAAGAACCAATGGATGAAGATATTGTTTCTTATGTAGAACGTCTAAAACTTGATGTGGAACAATGA
- a CDS encoding ReoY family proteolytic degradation factor, translating into MLSPVTAKDKKSFIQWFLNHYRLKKRESVWILNYLVNHSDLLANVHFVRDVKYCPRGIMMTSHCSDEVPFRFYKNHLVTTDAEKSFHDIRLNQNESLYVQLNFRKSNQHSYYASVLEENPFIPEDYYLTTDDKETANGLLDYLLFEQKRNKIIFDIDKALDNGDKELFQKLSEKLEKLSSNRQK; encoded by the coding sequence ATGCTGTCGCCAGTTACTGCCAAGGATAAGAAGAGTTTTATTCAGTGGTTTCTTAATCATTACCGGTTAAAGAAACGGGAAAGTGTATGGATTTTAAATTATTTAGTTAACCATAGTGATTTATTGGCGAATGTTCATTTTGTTAGAGATGTAAAATATTGTCCGAGAGGGATTATGATGACCAGTCATTGTTCTGATGAAGTGCCATTTCGGTTTTATAAAAACCACTTGGTCACAACAGATGCTGAAAAATCCTTTCATGATATTCGTTTAAATCAAAATGAATCACTTTATGTACAGCTGAACTTTCGAAAATCAAATCAACACTCATACTATGCTTCTGTCTTAGAAGAAAATCCTTTTATACCAGAGGATTACTACTTAACAACAGATGACAAAGAAACAGCAAATGGTTTACTGGATTACTTATTATTCGAACAGAAAAGAAACAAAATTATTTTTGATATTGATAAAGCTTTAGATAATGGCGATAAAGAACTGTTTCAAAAACTCTCCGAAAAATTAGAAAAATTGTCATCTAATCGTCAAAAGTAA